The Brassica oleracea var. oleracea cultivar TO1000 chromosome C6, BOL, whole genome shotgun sequence genome includes a region encoding these proteins:
- the LOC106299679 gene encoding thioredoxin H8-like, whose protein sequence is MGANTSSPKDRLSLSDLRARKSQTPYKVSPFIVEMKKENQWKFQLNALKDTNKLLVIEFTAKWCGPCKFLEPKLEDLAAKYTDVEFVKIDVDVIMSVWKEYNLYTFPAVIFMKRGQEVDRVVGLKLDEIEQKLHKYAYSF, encoded by the exons ATGGGTGCTAATACTTCTTCGCCAAAAGATAGACTTTCGCTGAGCGACCTCCGTGCCAGGAAGTCACAGACACCTTACAAAGTCAGTCCCTTTATCGTGGAAATGAAAAAAGAGAATCAGTGGAAATTTCAGTTAAATGCTCTCAAAGACACAAACAAGCTG CTGGTGATCGAGTTCACGGCCAAATGGTGTGGACCATGTAAATTCCTTGAGCCGAAGCTTGAAGATTTAGCGGCTAAGTACACCGATGTTGAGTTTGTGAAAATTGATGTTGATGTGATAATG AGTGTGTGGAAGGAGTACAACCTTTATACTTTTCCTGCGGTTATATTCATGAAGAGAGGACAAGAAGTAGACAGAGTTGTTGGTCTGAAGCTTGATGAGATAGAGCAAAAGCTCCACAAATACGCATATTCCTTTTGA
- the LOC106299601 gene encoding thioredoxin H8-like gives MGASTSSPTQRFSLNDLRFRRPHTPGVEYEISPYKVSPLIVEMKKKNQWKSRFNALKDTDKLLVIEFTAKWCGPCKSLEAKLEELAAKYTDVEFVKIDVDVLKSVWKEYNLHALPTVVFMKRGQEVDRVVGLKLDEIEGKLHKYAYSF, from the exons ATGGGTGCTAGTACTTCTTCACCAACCCAGAGATTTTCGCTGAACGACCTCCGTTTCAGGAGGCCACATACACCTGGCGTCGAGTACGAGATTTCTCCTTACAAAGTTAGTCCCTTAATTGTGGAAATGAAGAAAAAGAACCAGTGGAAATCTCGGTTCAATGCTCTCAAAGACACAGACAAGCTG CTGGTGATCGAGTTCACGGCCAAATGGTGTGGACCATGTAAATCACTTGAGGCGAAGCTTGAAGAATTAGCGGCCAAGTACACTGATGTTGAGTTCGTGAAGATTGATGTCGATGTGCTAAAG AGCGTGTGGAAGGAGTACAACCTTCATGCTTTGCCTACGGTTGTATTCATGAAGAGAGGTCAAGAAGTAGACAGAGTTGTTGGTCTGAAGCTTGATGAGATAGAGGGAAAGCTCCACAAATACGCATACTCCTTTTGA
- the LOC106296481 gene encoding protein NRT1/ PTR FAMILY 2.13-like, which translates to MVLMDGRDGSSPPQPKMDAVDSYNQESPSDSFSDAEKVEKKRGGWRAVTFILGNETLERLGTIGLLSNFMVYLTRVFHLEQVKAANVINIWFGFTNLTPLVGAFISDAYVGRFKTIAFASFATLLGLVTLTLTASLPQLHPATCISKDSVSCSGPNKLQFGTLFLGLVFLSIGTGGIRPCSIPFGADQFDQRTEEGVNGVASFFNWYYLTFTVVLLITQTVVVYIQDQVSWIIGFSIPTGLMACALVIFFAGMKLYIYVKPEGSIFSSIAQVIVAARKKRKMKLSAEDDGTVTYYDPPVKDSVLHKLHLSNQFRFLDKAAVIKEGDLTSEEVPANKWRLCSIQEVEEVKCLIRIVPVWSAGIISLMAMSQQGTFTVSQALKMDRHMGPKFEAPAGSLSVISLLTIGIFLPIYDRVLVPFLRRITGHKSGITRLQRIGTGIVFAILSMIVAGLVERVRRTRSIKSGDPTGMTPMSVFWLSPQLILMGLCEALNIIGQIEFFNSQFPDHMRSIANALFSLSFAGSSYLSSFLVTVVHKFSGGHDRPDWLDKNLNAGKLDYFYYLIAILGVVNLVYFWYCARGYRYKVGLGDFKEEKSYSDVEMTSKSNN; encoded by the exons ATGGTTTTGATGGATGGAAGGGACGGTTCTTCACCACCGCAGCCGAAGATGGATGCTGTTGATTCGTACAATCAAGAAAGCCCGTCTGATTCTTTTTCGGATGCTGAGAAGGTTGAGAAAAAGCGTGGAGGCTGGAGAGCCGTCACGTTCATTTTAG GAAATGAAACGCTTGAGAGACTGGGAACGATTGGGTTGTTGTCAAACTTCATGGTGTATCTAACCAGAGTGTTCCATTTAGAACAAGTCAAAGCTGCAAATGTCATCAACATTTGGTTTGGTTTCACCAATCTCACACCTCTCGTCGGCGCTTTTATCTCTGACGCTTACGTCGGTCGTTTCAAGACCATCGCTTTCGCGTCATTCGCCACCCTCCTC GGACTAGTGACATTGACACTCACAGCATCGCTTCCTCAACTCCACCCAGCAACATGCATTAGCAAAGACTCAGTCAGTTGCAGCGGTCCGAACAAGCTCCAGTTCGGGACTCTGTTCTTAGGTCTCGTTTTCCTTTCAATAGGGACAGGAGGAATAAGGCCATGTAGCATCCCTTTTGGAGCTGACCAGTTTGACCAACGAACAGAGGAAGGTGTTAATGGAGTGGCTAGTTTCTTCAACTGGTATTACCTGACTTTCACTGTGGTTCTGCTTATTACACAGACCGTCGTTGTGTATATTCAGGATCAAGTCAGCTGGATCATCGGCTTTAGTATCCCTACTGGACTCATGGCTTGTGCGCTGGTTATTTTTTTCGCTGGAATGAAGCTTTACATCTATGTTAAACCTGAAGGAAGTATATTCTCCAGTATCGCTCAAGTTATCGTGGCAGCTCGTAAGAAGCGAAAGATGAAGCTCTCGGCGGAAGATGACGGCACAGTGACCTACTATGACCCTCCCGTTAAAGATAGCGTTTTACACAAGTTACACCTAAGTAACCAATTCAG ATTTCTAGATAAAGCGGCGGTAATAAAAGAAGGTGATCTAACATCCGAGGAAGTTCCAGCGAACAAGTGGCGGCTATGCAGCATTCAAGAAGTAGAGGAAGTAAAGTGTTTGATCCGAATAGTTCCTGTTTGGTCGGCCGGAATAATATCACTCATGGCAATGTCACAACAAGGAACATTCACGGTCTCTCAAGCTTTGAAAATGGACCGACACATGGGTCCTAAATTCGAGGCTCCGGCCGGTTCTCTCTCCGTCATCTCTCTCCTCACCATCGGCATCTTTCTTCCCATATACGACCGAGTTTTAGTCCCGTTCCTCCGCCGCATCACCGGCCATAAATCAGGTATCACACGCCTCCAACGTATCGGGACAGGGATCGTTTTCGCGATCCTTTCCATGATCGTTGCCGGCCTCGTGGAGAGAGTGAGACGCACACGCTCCATCAAGTCCGGTGATCCTACCGGTATGACTCCCATGTCCGTGTTTTGGCTCTCGCCACAGCTAATTCTGATGGGACTATGTGAAGCATTGAATATAATAGGACAGATAGAGTTCTTCAACAGTCAGTTTCCGGATCACATGAGAAGCATAGCTAATGCTCTCTTCTCTTTGTCCTTTGCCGGTTCGAGCTATCTTAGCAGTTTTCTAGTCACGGTTGTTCATAAATTCTCCGGTGGTCATGACCGTCCTGATTGGCTAGACAAGAATCTCAACGCGGGGAAATTGGATTACTTCTATTATCTGATCGCGATTTTGGGTGTGGTTAATCTGGTTTATTTTTGGTATTGTGCTCGAGGATACCGGTACAAGGTCGGCTTGGGAGATTTCAAGGAGGAGAAGAGTTATTCTGATGTTGAGATGACTTCCAAAAGCAACAATTGA